A genomic region of Arachis stenosperma cultivar V10309 chromosome 9, arast.V10309.gnm1.PFL2, whole genome shotgun sequence contains the following coding sequences:
- the LOC130949822 gene encoding uncharacterized protein LOC130949822 → MANSRGECKAITLRSGKVVEEATPSQDNHEEEAAEKHGNNNKEEIPAPSSPKPILKPYVPKAPYPQRLRKDGKDSQFSRFLEIFKKLQINIPFAEALEQIPLYAKFMKDLMTRKRNWGEKETIVLTEECSAIIQKKLPQKMKDPGNFQIPCIIGDINIEKSLCDMGASINLMTLTMMRRMKIEEAKHTRMAL, encoded by the coding sequence ATggccaactcaagaggggagtgcaaagccatcacaCTTAGAAGCGGAAAGGTTGTAGAAGAAGCAACCCCGAGCCAAGATAACCATGAAGAAGAGGCTGCAGAGAAGCATGGAAACAATAATAAAGAAGAGATCCCTGCCCCATCCTCACCAAAGCCAATCTTGAAGCCTTATGTGCCAAAGGCACCATATCCTCAGAGGCTGAGGAAAGATGGGAAGGATAGCCAGTTCTCTAGGTTCTTAGAGATCTTCAAAAAGCTTCAAATCAACATACCATTTGCTgaagcattggagcaaataCCGCTTTATGCCAAATTTATGAAAGATCTTatgacaagaaaaagaaactggGGAGAAAAAGAGACCATAGTGCTAACTGAGGAGTGTAGCGCCATCATACAAAAGAAGCTTCCCCAGAAAATGAAAGACCCAGGGAATTTCCAAATCCCTTGCATCATAGGGGATATCAATATTGAAAAATCCTTGTGTGATATGGGAGCTAGCATCAACCTCATGACCCTAACCATGATGAGGAGgatgaagattgaggaagccaagcATACAAGAATGGCACTCTAA